In the genome of Carnobacterium viridans, one region contains:
- a CDS encoding winged helix-turn-helix transcriptional regulator, whose translation MITIKDEEKSVYCESKQKKICPKFEHTFAILGKKWMGLIIEVLLEGPQRFKDIAATIPNVSDRVLVERLKELEQEGLVARTVDPDATMRVAYSLTEKGQALKVVMADVQTWADEWICEK comes from the coding sequence ATGATAACCATTAAAGATGAAGAAAAGAGTGTCTATTGTGAATCTAAGCAAAAAAAGATTTGCCCTAAATTTGAACATACATTTGCCATTTTAGGTAAAAAATGGATGGGACTTATCATTGAAGTGTTATTAGAAGGTCCTCAACGCTTTAAAGATATAGCAGCTACTATTCCAAACGTAAGCGATCGTGTGTTGGTCGAACGTCTAAAAGAGCTTGAACAAGAAGGTCTTGTAGCTCGTACGGTTGATCCAGATGCGACGATGAGAGTGGCGTATAGTTTAACTGAAAAAGGCCAGGCTTTAAAAGTAGTGATGGCTGATGTTCAAACTTGGGCTGACGAATGGATTTGTGAGAAATAA
- a CDS encoding helix-turn-helix domain-containing protein translates to MTHIRQSFGKEFKKIRENKGYTQQYVAKEAMARSTYTKFESDSIVPTITKYFQILNNLDMTHEEFNYIHNHYQLKGKDAILYQFKTMAVNNDLNTLMNIRETTKNYLNEHEDNVVQDIFYICDALITLSKTNDLSQAAPYAEKVWHRIAQLDKWYLIELRLLNNILFFFNFDTSHFISKRALIELEHYKHFHEAIELKLAYSMNLIYLLMENHNYQQALEKSDSLIRLSKEKGRYRILGVVYVRKGIILTKLKKSTTETEGWIQKGFNLLEAIEDLSLIEELKKEVLYYMNAHTKDLIIKST, encoded by the coding sequence ATGACACATATTCGTCAAAGTTTTGGCAAAGAATTTAAAAAAATAAGAGAAAATAAAGGTTACACTCAACAATATGTGGCGAAAGAAGCTATGGCACGTTCAACATATACAAAATTTGAATCGGATAGTATTGTTCCAACTATTACTAAATATTTTCAAATTTTGAATAATTTAGATATGACTCATGAAGAATTTAATTACATTCATAACCACTATCAATTAAAAGGAAAGGATGCTATTTTATATCAATTTAAAACAATGGCTGTAAATAACGATTTAAATACCTTAATGAACATTAGAGAAACAACAAAGAATTATTTAAATGAACATGAAGATAACGTTGTACAAGATATTTTTTATATTTGTGATGCACTTATCACCCTTTCAAAAACCAATGATTTATCACAAGCAGCACCCTATGCCGAAAAAGTTTGGCATCGTATTGCTCAGCTTGATAAATGGTACTTAATTGAATTACGTTTGTTGAACAATATTCTTTTTTTCTTTAATTTTGATACTTCCCATTTCATTTCAAAACGCGCATTGATTGAATTAGAGCATTACAAACATTTTCATGAGGCAATAGAATTAAAATTAGCTTACTCTATGAACCTCATTTATTTACTAATGGAAAATCATAATTACCAACAAGCGCTGGAAAAATCAGATTCTTTGATCAGATTAAGCAAGGAAAAAGGAAGGTACCGGATACTCGGCGTTGTATACGTACGAAAAGGGATTATACTAACTAAATTGAAAAAGTCTACTACTGAAACAGAAGGATGGATACAAAAAGGCTTTAATTTATTAGAAGCAATCGAAGATCTTTCATTAATAGAAGAGCTAAAAAAAGAAGTTCTTTATTATATGAATGCTCATACAAAAGATTTAATCATTAAAAGTACCTAA
- a CDS encoding APC family permease, whose amino-acid sequence MKKNELKKEVSGITALTVLVGTVIGAGIFFKPTAVYGASGAPGLGLLAWFVAGIITMAGGLTVAEIGTIYPQTGGMMIYLEKVYGRWLGFLVGWAQMIIYYPANVAALTIIFATQFVNLFALSDNIIVPIAIITAILLMGINFLGTKYSGRIQTAATILKLIPILVIIVAGLLYPGGGVVRLIPLSVESHPVLTSFGSALVATLFAYDGWINVGTLAGEMKSPGKMLPKVIIGGLLIVMTVYVLINIAYLFVLDSTQLAGTDTPAALVASYLFDGIGSKLVTIGILISVFGGINGYIISGLRVPYALATQKMLPFSNWFAKVNAKTNLPINGGLVILGIAILMILTGQFNQLTDLIVFVIWIFITLTFIAVIILRKTQPNIERPYKVPLYPIIPLVAIIGGLYIVINTLIVQPENAFIGIFLTLIGIPVYLYCKKKYGIPEKE is encoded by the coding sequence ATGAAAAAGAACGAATTGAAAAAAGAAGTAAGTGGAATCACAGCGTTGACCGTTTTAGTAGGAACAGTTATAGGGGCTGGTATATTTTTTAAACCAACAGCTGTTTACGGCGCATCTGGTGCTCCTGGATTAGGCTTATTGGCTTGGTTTGTAGCTGGTATCATCACAATGGCTGGCGGACTAACAGTTGCCGAAATTGGAACGATTTATCCTCAAACAGGTGGAATGATGATTTATTTAGAAAAAGTATATGGAAGATGGCTGGGATTTCTAGTTGGGTGGGCTCAAATGATCATCTATTATCCAGCGAACGTAGCCGCACTAACTATTATTTTTGCTACTCAATTTGTTAATTTATTTGCATTATCCGATAATATAATTGTACCGATAGCTATTATAACTGCTATTCTTTTAATGGGTATAAATTTTTTAGGAACCAAATATAGTGGGCGGATCCAAACAGCCGCAACTATTTTGAAGTTGATTCCCATTTTAGTTATTATTGTAGCAGGGCTGCTTTATCCTGGCGGAGGTGTAGTAAGACTAATCCCACTTTCAGTAGAAAGTCATCCAGTTTTGACTAGTTTTGGTTCTGCTCTTGTTGCAACTTTATTCGCCTATGATGGATGGATCAATGTAGGGACGCTTGCTGGAGAAATGAAGAGTCCTGGTAAAATGCTGCCAAAAGTGATTATTGGTGGATTATTAATTGTTATGACTGTTTACGTATTGATAAATATTGCCTATTTATTTGTCTTGGATAGTACTCAGCTAGCTGGAACGGATACACCTGCAGCTCTAGTGGCTTCATATCTTTTTGATGGAATCGGCAGCAAATTAGTAACGATAGGAATATTGATCTCTGTATTCGGAGGAATAAATGGGTATATCATTTCTGGACTACGAGTTCCTTATGCTTTAGCAACTCAAAAAATGCTGCCATTTAGTAATTGGTTTGCTAAAGTCAACGCTAAAACCAATTTACCAATTAATGGAGGACTAGTTATCTTAGGAATTGCCATCTTAATGATTTTAACAGGGCAGTTCAATCAACTAACAGATTTAATTGTTTTTGTCATTTGGATTTTTATAACGTTAACGTTCATTGCGGTTATCATCTTAAGAAAAACTCAGCCAAACATTGAACGACCATACAAGGTTCCTTTATACCCAATCATTCCATTAGTTGCTATAATTGGAGGATTATATATTGTTATTAATACTTTAATCGTACAGCCAGAAAATGCCTTTATTGGGATTTTTCTAACACTTATTGGGATACCTGTTTATCTCTATTGCAAAAAGAAATATGGAATACCTGAAAAAGAATAA
- a CDS encoding cell division protein ZapA: MLKGKIRYKTTIAGRPYTIIGARPEEHMRSVSKMVNEQMQQIESLSKGLDPERRAVLVAVNAVSDQIELQIKLDAMQKELAELEKKLQKDQESKINEE; this comes from the coding sequence ATGTTAAAAGGGAAAATTCGATATAAAACTACAATAGCAGGAAGACCCTATACGATTATCGGAGCTAGACCCGAAGAACACATGCGGTCAGTATCTAAAATGGTAAATGAGCAAATGCAACAAATTGAATCATTATCAAAAGGTTTAGACCCCGAACGTAGAGCAGTTTTAGTAGCGGTTAATGCTGTATCGGATCAAATTGAACTACAAATAAAACTAGATGCTATGCAAAAAGAACTAGCGGAATTAGAAAAGAAATTACAGAAAGATCAGGAATCTAAAATAAACGAAGAATAA
- a CDS encoding CvpA family protein, whose translation MTVLIVLILAMGAYSGARRGLVLQFVFTIGYFVSYLLARNYYQLLGSHLELIVPYPSATESSQFVFYDQALGFNLDGAFYNGVAFITILFVGWLITRFVGGLLNAVTLIPVIKQLNTLGGALLNVIVSYIAIFIVLFLLTMVPVDAIQESFNNSWLARTIVEDTPVISAQLYNWWIESSLK comes from the coding sequence ATGACAGTCCTTATAGTGTTAATTTTGGCCATGGGAGCTTACAGTGGTGCTAGGAGAGGGTTAGTCCTTCAATTCGTTTTTACAATCGGTTACTTTGTTTCATACTTATTGGCAAGAAATTATTATCAACTGTTAGGATCGCATTTAGAATTAATCGTTCCTTATCCATCAGCTACCGAAAGTAGTCAATTTGTTTTTTATGACCAAGCCCTAGGATTTAATCTAGATGGTGCTTTTTATAACGGTGTCGCATTTATCACCATCTTATTTGTAGGTTGGTTGATTACTCGATTTGTAGGTGGCCTATTGAATGCTGTGACGCTTATTCCTGTTATCAAGCAACTAAATACTCTAGGTGGAGCATTATTAAATGTTATTGTTTCTTACATCGCTATCTTTATCGTTTTGTTTTTATTAACAATGGTTCCGGTAGATGCTATTCAAGAATCATTTAATAATAGCTGGTTAGCGCGTACAATAGTAGAAGATACACCAGTCATCTCAGCACAACTGTATAATTGGTGGATAGAATCGTCATTGAAGTAA
- the rnhC gene encoding ribonuclease HIII, which translates to MSNEVLLVSKETLTDMKQYYTTCLKSSTPPGAFFAAKKGAVNVTGYNSGKVLFQGAGFEKEAAIWKSKASIVPPKKKESSASSLNTPLPKDFSRWSVIGSDEVGTGSYFGPLTVVAAYADHAQLALLKELGVRDSKDMKDTEIIRVAKDLVTFLPHSLLNVMPEKYNTIQPTMTQGKMKAVLHNQALGNVLKKINPQKPNGILIDQFEHPATYFKHISDQPNQIKESVYFQTKGEGHHLAVAAASIIARYAFLKGLDELSAKAGFKIPSGAGSNSDLVAAKLLKQGGIPLLRKYAKLHFANTEKAKKISGLR; encoded by the coding sequence ATGTCTAATGAAGTACTCTTGGTTTCCAAAGAAACCTTAACAGATATGAAACAGTATTACACTACTTGCTTGAAATCCTCTACTCCTCCTGGTGCTTTTTTTGCTGCTAAAAAAGGAGCTGTAAATGTAACGGGATATAACTCGGGTAAAGTCTTATTTCAAGGAGCAGGTTTTGAAAAAGAAGCTGCTATTTGGAAATCTAAAGCATCAATCGTCCCACCAAAAAAAAAAGAATCGTCCGCTTCATCTTTGAATACCCCTTTACCAAAAGATTTTAGTCGTTGGTCAGTTATTGGGAGTGATGAAGTCGGAACCGGAAGTTATTTTGGACCATTAACGGTTGTTGCAGCTTATGCCGACCATGCTCAACTTGCTTTGTTAAAGGAATTAGGCGTACGCGATTCGAAGGATATGAAGGATACTGAAATTATTCGTGTAGCAAAAGACTTGGTTACTTTCTTACCACACAGCTTATTAAATGTTATGCCTGAAAAATACAATACTATTCAGCCCACGATGACACAAGGTAAAATGAAGGCTGTTTTACATAATCAGGCATTAGGAAATGTCCTCAAAAAAATCAACCCTCAAAAACCAAATGGCATTTTAATCGATCAATTTGAGCACCCTGCAACTTATTTTAAACACATCAGCGATCAGCCAAATCAAATAAAAGAGTCTGTTTACTTTCAAACTAAAGGTGAAGGCCATCATTTAGCTGTAGCGGCGGCTTCTATTATTGCTCGTTATGCCTTTTTAAAAGGTCTTGATGAATTGAGCGCAAAAGCAGGTTTCAAAATTCCATCTGGTGCTGGCAGCAATAGCGATTTAGTTGCTGCAAAACTTTTAAAACAAGGCGGAATCCCGCTGCTTAGAAAGTATGCTAAGTTACATTTTGCGAATACAGAAAAAGCAAAAAAAATCAGTGGCTTGCGCTGA
- the trxA gene encoding thioredoxin yields MVQAVTDATFETETKDGLTITDFWATWCGPCRMQSPVLEELDEEIGDQVKIVKMDVDANPEVPSSFGIMSIPTLLVKKDGEVVEKLIGYHNKEQIEDVIAKYK; encoded by the coding sequence ATGGTACAAGCAGTAACTGACGCAACTTTTGAAACAGAAACTAAAGATGGTTTAACGATTACAGATTTTTGGGCAACATGGTGTGGACCTTGTCGCATGCAGTCGCCAGTATTAGAAGAACTTGATGAAGAAATTGGGGATCAAGTAAAAATTGTCAAAATGGATGTTGATGCTAATCCAGAAGTTCCCAGTTCATTTGGAATTATGAGCATTCCTACTCTATTAGTAAAAAAAGATGGAGAAGTTGTTGAAAAATTAATTGGTTACCACAATAAAGAACAAATAGAAGATGTCATCGCTAAATACAAATAA
- the pheT gene encoding phenylalanine--tRNA ligase subunit beta, whose amino-acid sequence MNVSYQWLKEYLDLSKVTPDALADKMSRTGIEIEDVAIPETGLKKIVVGHAVVVVDHPDSDHLHVCQVDIGEEELSQIVCGAPNIAAGQKIIVALPGSRITGNAKIKKGKMRGQVSNGMVCSLAELGFSEKVIPKKYADGIYILPEDAVAGKPVFPYLAMDDAILELSITPNRADALSMRGVAHEVGAIYDQQPKFPSFELTEDESDSVENYLKVVVENSQDTPSYTIRIVKDVKVAESPMWLQTKLMNAGIRPLNNVVDITNYILLEYGQPLHAFDYDQLQSKEIVVRKADDGEALTTLDGEEHSLTSEDIVITNGSVPVALAGIMGGLDSEIEDTTVTVAIEAAVFNPISVRKTAKRYNLRSESSSRFEKGINLSTITTAGDHAAALIAELAGGTVVAGTSSQSVLEIQDKVVSITLNRINRSLGTTITIEEVKAIFDRLGFSVVEKEGLFEVAIPPRRWDIEIEADLVEEVARIFGYDNLPSTLPISPAQPAALDNKQRLVRHTRRFLEGAGLSQAISYVLTTPEKATQYMMRESKTTQLEMPMSEDRSTLRMNLLSGLLDNVSYNKARKNKNVALYEIGRVFYKEESQVLPIEEEHLAGVLTGSLLEKDWKGQPKKVDFFVLKGILEGLTASYGLTEKITFVVDKQRDGMHPGRTAAVYLGEKEIGFVGQIHPLAAKAYELDETYGFELNLQAIVEAEKESTVYEAIPKFPGMTRDIALLVDKTITNQQLVDLIYKKGGKYLANVRLFDIYQGENIEEGKKSMAYTLSYLNPTATMVEEEVSKAYDKVTSALIEEYQVVVR is encoded by the coding sequence ATGAATGTATCTTATCAATGGTTAAAAGAATATTTAGATTTATCAAAAGTAACACCTGATGCACTAGCAGATAAAATGTCACGTACTGGAATTGAGATTGAAGATGTCGCTATTCCAGAAACAGGATTGAAAAAAATAGTTGTTGGTCATGCGGTAGTAGTAGTGGACCATCCAGATTCTGATCATCTACACGTTTGCCAAGTAGATATCGGAGAAGAAGAATTGTCTCAAATCGTTTGTGGTGCACCTAATATTGCTGCTGGTCAAAAAATTATTGTGGCATTACCTGGATCTCGAATTACAGGAAATGCAAAAATCAAAAAAGGGAAGATGCGTGGTCAAGTATCGAATGGAATGGTCTGCTCATTAGCTGAATTAGGTTTCTCTGAAAAAGTGATTCCAAAAAAATATGCAGATGGTATTTATATCTTGCCAGAAGATGCAGTAGCAGGAAAGCCTGTGTTTCCTTATCTTGCAATGGATGATGCGATTCTAGAATTATCAATTACACCTAACCGTGCAGATGCACTAAGCATGCGTGGAGTTGCTCATGAAGTTGGAGCAATTTACGATCAACAACCTAAATTTCCATCTTTTGAATTAACAGAAGATGAATCAGATTCAGTTGAAAACTATCTTAAAGTGGTTGTAGAAAATAGTCAAGATACGCCAAGCTATACTATTCGCATTGTCAAAGATGTTAAAGTTGCTGAAAGTCCAATGTGGCTGCAAACAAAATTAATGAATGCAGGTATTCGTCCGTTGAATAATGTAGTAGACATTACCAATTATATTCTATTAGAATATGGACAACCATTGCATGCATTTGATTACGATCAATTGCAATCAAAAGAAATCGTCGTTCGCAAAGCTGATGATGGAGAAGCTTTAACAACTTTAGATGGAGAAGAACATTCCTTAACTTCTGAAGATATTGTAATCACAAACGGCTCTGTTCCAGTAGCGTTGGCAGGAATAATGGGTGGGCTGGATTCAGAAATTGAAGACACCACTGTAACAGTCGCTATTGAAGCAGCTGTCTTTAACCCAATTTCCGTTCGTAAAACAGCAAAACGATACAATTTAAGAAGTGAATCAAGTTCGCGTTTTGAAAAAGGGATCAATCTTTCTACGATTACAACTGCTGGAGATCATGCTGCAGCGTTAATAGCTGAATTAGCTGGTGGAACAGTAGTAGCTGGAACGTCTTCTCAATCTGTTTTGGAGATCCAGGACAAAGTTGTCTCTATTACATTAAATAGAATCAACCGTTCATTAGGAACGACTATTACCATTGAAGAAGTGAAAGCTATTTTCGACCGTCTAGGATTTAGCGTTGTAGAAAAAGAGGGTTTGTTTGAAGTAGCTATTCCACCACGTCGTTGGGATATTGAAATTGAAGCAGATTTAGTGGAAGAAGTGGCTCGTATTTTTGGTTACGATAATTTACCTTCGACTTTACCAATAAGTCCAGCTCAGCCTGCAGCTTTAGATAATAAACAACGTCTTGTGCGTCATACGCGCCGTTTCTTAGAAGGAGCAGGATTATCACAAGCCATCAGTTACGTATTAACAACTCCAGAAAAAGCAACACAATATATGATGCGTGAGAGTAAAACAACACAATTAGAAATGCCTATGAGTGAAGATCGCAGTACATTACGAATGAATTTATTAAGTGGTCTATTAGATAATGTTAGTTACAATAAAGCACGTAAAAATAAAAATGTCGCTCTATATGAAATTGGCCGTGTGTTCTATAAAGAAGAAAGCCAAGTATTGCCAATTGAAGAAGAACATTTGGCAGGTGTATTGACTGGATCTTTACTAGAAAAAGATTGGAAAGGTCAACCAAAAAAAGTTGATTTCTTTGTTCTGAAAGGTATTTTAGAAGGGTTAACAGCTTCATATGGCTTAACTGAGAAGATTACTTTTGTTGTAGACAAACAGCGTGACGGCATGCACCCAGGACGTACTGCTGCTGTTTACCTAGGAGAAAAGGAAATCGGGTTTGTTGGTCAAATTCATCCTTTGGCAGCAAAAGCGTATGAATTAGATGAAACGTACGGTTTTGAATTGAATCTACAGGCTATTGTAGAAGCTGAAAAAGAATCGACTGTTTATGAAGCTATTCCGAAATTCCCAGGAATGACGAGGGATATTGCTTTATTAGTAGATAAAACTATTACAAATCAACAATTAGTAGATTTAATTTATAAAAAAGGCGGCAAATATTTAGCTAACGTACGGTTGTTTGATATTTATCAAGGCGAGAATATTGAAGAGGGCAAGAAATCAATGGCTTATACACTGTCCTACTTAAATCCTACTGCAACAATGGTGGAAGAAGAAGTGTCAAAAGCTTACGATAAAGTAACAAGTGCGTTAATAGAAGAATACCAAGTCGTTGTACGTTAA
- the pheS gene encoding phenylalanine--tRNA ligase subunit alpha: protein MDLKDNLQLLSKEAVEKIEAASDLKELGQVRVAYLGKKGPITEISKGMKTVSSEERPILGALVNEVRNEITSNLETKKARLEMEKINRDLESEAIDVTLPGSSVAVGQSHVLTQIMEEIEDLFIGMGYQIIEGPEVEEDSYNFERMNLPKDHPARDMQDTFYITNEILLRTHTSPVQARTMDKHDFSKGPLKMISPGKVYRRDSDDATHSHQFHQMEGLVIAKDITMGDLKGTLEVFAKKLFGAEREIRLRPSYFPFTEPSVEVDVSCFKCSGKGCNVCKHTGWIEILGAGMVHPNVLEMSGIDATIYSGYAFGLGPDRVAMLKYGIDDIRHFYQNDVRFLNQFKVKE, encoded by the coding sequence ATGGACTTAAAAGACAATTTACAATTGTTAAGTAAAGAAGCTGTAGAAAAAATTGAAGCAGCTTCAGATTTAAAAGAACTTGGTCAAGTACGTGTAGCTTACTTAGGGAAAAAAGGACCAATTACTGAAATATCTAAAGGAATGAAGACTGTTTCTTCTGAAGAACGTCCTATCTTAGGTGCACTTGTAAATGAAGTCAGAAATGAAATTACTTCAAATTTAGAAACAAAAAAAGCACGATTAGAGATGGAAAAAATTAACCGTGATTTAGAAAGTGAAGCCATTGACGTAACCTTGCCTGGCAGCTCGGTAGCGGTTGGTCAATCACATGTATTGACTCAGATCATGGAAGAGATTGAAGATCTATTTATTGGAATGGGCTATCAAATTATAGAAGGGCCAGAAGTTGAAGAAGATAGTTACAACTTCGAACGAATGAATTTGCCTAAAGATCATCCTGCTCGGGATATGCAAGATACGTTTTATATTACAAATGAGATTCTATTGCGTACGCATACTTCACCTGTTCAAGCTCGTACTATGGATAAACATGATTTTTCAAAAGGTCCACTAAAAATGATCAGTCCTGGGAAGGTTTATCGCCGAGATAGCGATGACGCAACTCATTCTCATCAGTTCCATCAAATGGAAGGTCTGGTGATTGCTAAAGATATTACAATGGGAGATCTAAAAGGAACGTTAGAAGTGTTTGCTAAAAAATTATTTGGTGCGGAGCGTGAAATACGTTTGCGTCCTAGTTACTTCCCGTTTACTGAACCTTCTGTAGAAGTAGATGTTAGTTGTTTCAAATGCAGTGGAAAAGGTTGTAATGTATGTAAACATACTGGTTGGATTGAAATTCTGGGTGCGGGTATGGTTCATCCAAACGTACTTGAAATGTCTGGAATCGATGCAACGATTTATAGTGGTTATGCATTTGGCTTAGGTCCGGATCGTGTAGCCATGTTAAAATACGGAATTGATGATATTCGTCATTTTTATCAAAATGATGTTCGTTTCTTAAATCAATTCAAGGTAAAGGAGTAA
- a CDS encoding endonuclease MutS2: MNKKILQTLEFSKIIQAVANLAASDLGKEQVLTLAPSIDKEEVELWQDETEDGTKIIKLRGSMPIPKLQNVRPHLKRLDIGASLNGLEIAQIGKILRTTTELNRFFENLKESGIEMNRLYDLADNFVTTPTLNQLIRETVDEDGHILDDASPALKGIRTGIKRGENNVREKLDGIVRGKSAQYLSDAIITIRNDRYVIPVKQEYRSHFGGVVHDQSSTGQTLFVEPQSVVELNNRLRQLQIEERREVDRILAEISNEIAPYSKDILNNMFLLGKLDFIGAKASYAKNVAANRPLIHEDNEVKLLSARHPLLDPETVVANDILIGGENQAVIITGPNTGGKTIILKTLGLLQLMGQAGLQIPASSESQIGLFTEIFADIGDEQSIEQSLSTFSSHMTNIVSILDRMDNKSLIIFDELGAGTDPQEGAALAIAILDKVGAVGSYVMVTSHYPELKAYGYNRPQTINASMEFDVNTLSPTYRLLIGVPGRSNAFEISKRLGLSEEVIDTARQLIDGESQNLNEMISDLENRRKMAETEYLEVRHYVDEAEQLHMDLQTAVQQFYAEREELMKKAREKANSLVEETEETADQIIKDLRKKQIQGHVENVKEHELIDAKTQLSGLRQEEALAKNKVLKKAKAKQVMKPGDDVMVQSFGQKGVLMERADKNHWVVQMGMLKMKLKESDLILTEPEKEPNRKMIASVRSESNSHVSPQLDLRGERYENALAELDRYLDAALLANYPLVTIVHGKGTGAIRQGVTDALKRHPSIKEFHYAPPNQGGNGATIVEFKS; encoded by the coding sequence ATGAACAAAAAAATTCTTCAAACATTAGAATTCAGTAAAATTATCCAAGCAGTTGCTAATCTTGCTGCTTCTGATTTAGGGAAAGAACAAGTTTTAACGTTAGCCCCCTCAATTGATAAAGAAGAAGTTGAATTATGGCAAGATGAAACCGAAGATGGCACAAAAATTATAAAATTAAGAGGCAGTATGCCTATTCCAAAGTTACAAAACGTTCGTCCACATTTAAAACGGTTGGATATCGGTGCTAGCTTAAATGGATTAGAAATTGCTCAAATCGGAAAAATCTTGCGTACGACTACTGAATTAAACCGCTTTTTTGAGAATTTAAAAGAATCAGGTATTGAGATGAATCGTTTATATGATTTGGCTGATAACTTTGTTACAACGCCAACTTTGAATCAGTTGATTCGTGAAACGGTAGATGAAGATGGCCATATTTTAGATGATGCAAGTCCTGCTTTAAAAGGGATTCGCACTGGCATCAAAAGAGGAGAAAATAATGTTCGTGAAAAGCTAGATGGAATTGTTCGCGGAAAAAGTGCTCAATATTTGAGCGATGCCATTATTACTATTCGTAATGATCGTTATGTTATCCCCGTTAAACAAGAATACCGTAGTCATTTTGGTGGTGTAGTCCACGATCAAAGTTCAACGGGCCAAACATTATTTGTTGAACCACAAAGCGTAGTTGAGTTGAATAATCGCTTGCGCCAACTTCAAATTGAGGAACGACGTGAAGTGGATCGTATCTTAGCTGAAATTTCGAATGAAATCGCTCCGTATAGCAAAGATATTTTAAATAACATGTTTTTATTAGGTAAGCTGGATTTTATTGGTGCAAAAGCAAGTTATGCAAAAAACGTGGCCGCGAATAGACCACTAATCCATGAAGATAACGAAGTGAAGCTATTAAGTGCAAGGCATCCTTTATTGGATCCAGAGACTGTAGTTGCAAACGATATTTTAATTGGCGGAGAAAATCAAGCCGTTATTATTACAGGACCAAATACCGGTGGGAAAACGATTATTTTGAAAACATTAGGGTTGCTTCAATTAATGGGACAAGCTGGGTTACAAATACCCGCTTCTTCGGAGAGTCAAATTGGATTGTTTACTGAAATATTTGCTGATATTGGAGATGAACAATCTATTGAACAGAGTTTAAGTACCTTTTCTTCTCACATGACAAATATCGTTTCTATACTAGACCGCATGGATAACAAAAGTTTGATTATCTTTGATGAATTGGGAGCAGGGACAGACCCTCAAGAAGGTGCTGCACTTGCTATAGCTATTCTAGACAAGGTCGGTGCTGTGGGTAGTTATGTCATGGTGACGTCTCATTATCCTGAATTAAAAGCATATGGCTATAACCGTCCACAAACAATTAATGCGAGTATGGAATTCGATGTTAACACTTTGAGCCCAACTTATCGACTATTGATAGGTGTTCCAGGTCGAAGTAATGCTTTTGAGATCTCTAAGCGATTAGGTTTGAGTGAAGAGGTTATTGATACTGCTCGCCAACTGATTGATGGAGAAAGTCAAAATTTAAATGAAATGATCTCTGATCTAGAAAATAGACGCAAAATGGCAGAAACAGAGTATCTTGAAGTGCGTCATTATGTTGATGAAGCAGAGCAATTGCATATGGATCTGCAAACAGCAGTACAGCAGTTTTATGCTGAACGTGAAGAATTGATGAAAAAAGCACGCGAAAAAGCCAATAGTCTCGTAGAAGAAACAGAAGAGACAGCTGATCAGATTATTAAAGATTTACGCAAAAAACAAATTCAAGGGCATGTTGAAAATGTGAAAGAGCATGAACTAATTGATGCAAAAACACAGCTATCTGGATTAAGACAAGAAGAAGCATTAGCGAAAAATAAGGTGTTAAAAAAAGCTAAAGCGAAACAAGTGATGAAACCTGGTGATGATGTGATGGTTCAATCATTTGGCCAAAAAGGTGTATTAATGGAACGAGCAGATAAAAACCATTGGGTCGTTCAAATGGGAATGTTGAAAATGAAACTTAAAGAAAGTGATCTAATATTAACGGAACCAGAAAAAGAACCGAATCGTAAAATGATTGCATCTGTACGCTCAGAGTCAAACAGTCATGTTTCGCCTCAGCTAGATTTAAGAGGTGAGAGGTATGAAAATGCCTTAGCTGAGCTGGATCGTTATCTTGACGCCGCTCTTTTAGCCAACTACCCTCTAGTTACTATTGTACATGGAAAGGGAACTGGAGCTATCCGACAAGGTGTAACAGATGCGTTGAAAAGACATCCTTCGATAAAAGAATTCCATTATGCTCCACCTAACCAAGGAGGAAATGGTGCTACAATCGTAGAATTTAAATCTTAA